TCCGCCGCCGGGCGTCGCCCCGGCGGCGGCGGAGAACAGCTTGTCGAGCCATTCCCAGAAGCGGTTGAGGCCCCGCTGGAGGAGGCTCGGGTCGTCCTGGTGGTATGCGGGCTCGGACAGTTCACGCCGGGCCGCTTCCCGCGCGGGGGCGCGCGGGATGGTCACCGGTGGTTCGTCGCCGCCGGTGCGCGAGCGCAGCGCGGCAGCCCAGAGCACTCCCCCCGCCGGGCTCACCGCATCAGCTCCCCGGGGTGGGGCCGGTGGTGTCGCCGTAGCTCTGGAGGCCTGCCGCGCGGCCGAGTTCGAGGTCGAGGGCCTCGCGGCGGATGCGCTGGTCGATGTAGAGGAGCACAGTGACGCCCGCCGTGATCGGGAAGGTGAGCATGGAGCCGATCACGGAGCCGACGCCGGTGACGATGAGGAACGTCCAGCCGAGGTCGCCGGTGCCGCCGTCGAGGAATCCGCTGACGCTTTCGCCGCTCATGGCGCCGGCGAGGAAGGTGAACGGGATGACGATGATCGACGAGACGAGTCCGGCGATGATCCCGGCGAGCAGCTGGATGCCGAAGACCCGCCACCAGGAGCCGCGGACCAGCTTGGCGGAGCGGCTCATGGACTTCAGGATGCCCTGCTTCTCCAGCATCAGGGCGGGCGAGGCGAGCGAGAAGCGGATCATCAGCCAGATCGCCAGGACGGCGCCGCCGAGGGCGCCGAGGGCGATGAGCGGGGCGCCGGCGTCCGAGGAGCCTATGACGGCGACGAGGATGCCCGGCAGCATGCAGACGAGCAGGACAGCGGCGGCGATGAGCGGCAGGAGGAGCGTCAGGCCGGCCAGCTTGAGGAGCTGGGGCTTGGCGTCCTTCCAGGCCTCCTTGGTCGTCACGGACTTGCCGAGTACGGCCCGGCTGGTCACGGTCGTGAGCAGGGCCGTGGCGACGATGGTGCCGAGCAGGTAGACGATCTGGACGACGCCCGAGCTGACCAGGGTGTCGCCGACGGCGCGCGTCAGTTCGCTCGCCGTGGCGCTCGGGTCGTCGAGGGCGTCCGTGTTCGTCGAGTTGTTCAGGACGAGACCCTGGAGGAGGACGGTCACGATCTCGATGAGCACGGCGACGGAGAGCGAGATCCCGAGGACGGTGCGCCAGTGCGCGCGCATCGTCGACACGGCGCCGTCCAGGATCTCGCCGACGCCGAGCGGGCGCAGCGGGATGACCCCGGGCTTTGCGGCCGCGGGCCTGCCCTGCCAGGAGCCCCATCCGGCGCCGTAGCCACCGCCCGGGCCGCCGTAGCCGCCACCACCGCCGGGGCCCGCGGGGCCTCCGGGCGGTCCGCCGCCCCAACTCTGGGCGGGAGGCGGCGGAGGGGGCGGGGCCTGGCCCTGGCCGGACGGGGCGGACCACTGCGCGGGCGGCGGCTGCTCCTTGGACCACTTCGGGTCGGGAGCCGCGTCCTTGCCGTCCTGGGCAGGCTGGTCGTCCTGGCCGTCGGAGGGGGCGGATCCGGGCGAGGCCCAGCCCGGAGTGTCGTTCATCGTCGCTCCTTCACGGTGCCCGGCCGCGGTCGCGGCGGCAGCTTGGCGCCCATCGTGCCACGGTGTGGCTCCGAGTTGACCGGGTGCCGTATGGGCTGCACACCTTCAATTGTCCGCCGGGTACGGGGCAGACTGGGCGGATGGCTGATCAGTACGCGCAAACCGGCGACGACAAGCGGCCCACCGACATACCCGTACTCCGATGGGAGGAGCCGGCCGAGGGGCCCGCGCTCGTCCTGCTCGACCAGACCAGGCTGCCCGTGGAGGAGGTCGAGCTGGTCTGCACCGACGCTCAGGGGCTCGTCCAGGCGATCAGGACGCTCGCCGTGCGGGGAGCGCCAGTCCTTGGCATCGCGGGGGCGTACGGCGTCGCCCTGGCCGCTGCACGGGGGTTCGACGTGGACGAGGCGGCGGTCGCGCTGGCCGGCGCGCGCCCCACAGCGGTTAATCTCGCGAAGGGGGTGCGCCGGGCCCATGCGGCGTATCGGGCCGGGCTCGGGGCCGAGGGGGACCGGGAGCGGGCCGCCCGGGACGCGCTCGCCGCCGCGCGGGCGCTGCACCGGGAGGACGCCGAGGCCAGCGCCGCCATGGCCCGGCACGGCCTCGCGCTGCTCGACGAGCTGATGCCGGGCGGACAGCACCGGATCCTCACGCACTGCAACACGGGGGCGCTGGTCTCCGGGGGCGAGGGCACCGCGTTCGCGGTGGCGCTCGCCGCGCACCGGGTGGGGCGGCTGACGCGGCTGTGGGTGGACGAGACGCGGCCGCTGCTCCAGGGTTCGCGGCTGACCGCGTACGAGGCGGCGCGGGCGGGGATGGCGTACACGCTGCTCACGGATAATGCGGCAGGGTCGCTGTTCGCGGCCGGTGAGGTGGACGCGGTGCTGGTCGGGGCCGACCGGATCGTGGCGGACGGTTCCGTCGCGAACAAGGTGGGGACCTATCCGCTCGCGGTTCTTGCCAAGTACCACCATGTGCCGTTCATCGTGGTGGCGCCGGCTACGACCGTGGACCCGGACACCCCCGACGGAGCGTCCGTCGAGGTGGAGCAGCGGGCCGGACATGAAGTGACGGAGGTCACGGCACCCCAGGTGCCGATGGCCGGGGTTGAGGCGGGAGGTGTGTTTCCGGTGGCTCCGCTGGGGACGCAGGCGTACAACCCCGCATTCGATGTGACGCCGCCCGAGTTGGTGACGGCGATCGTCACAGAGTGGGGAGTGGTTTCCCCTGTGACAGCTGAAGGACTGGGCGAGCTGTGTGCCAGGTCACGCCAGGTAACGATTAAGTAATGGGATGATGTGGCCTATGAAGGGACGAGTCCTTGTCGTCGACGACGACACCGCACTGGCCGAGATGCTCGGCATTGTGCTGCGTGGTGAAGGTTTTGAGCCGTCGTTCGTAGCTGACGGCGACAAGGCGCTGGCCGCATTCCGTGAGTCCAAGCCGGATCTGGTCCTTCTGGACCTGATGCTTCCCGGCCGGGACGGCATCGAGGTGTGCCGCCTGATCAGGGCGGAGTCCGGGGTGCCGATCGTGATGCTGACCGCGAAGAGCGACACGGTGGACGTCGTGGTGGGCCTCGAGTCGGGCGCCGACGACTACATCGTGAAGCCGTTCAAGCCGAAGGAGCTCGTGGCCCGTATCCGGGCGCGGCTGCGGAGGTCCGAGGAG
The DNA window shown above is from Streptomyces sp. NBC_01445 and carries:
- the mtnA gene encoding S-methyl-5-thioribose-1-phosphate isomerase yields the protein MADQYAQTGDDKRPTDIPVLRWEEPAEGPALVLLDQTRLPVEEVELVCTDAQGLVQAIRTLAVRGAPVLGIAGAYGVALAAARGFDVDEAAVALAGARPTAVNLAKGVRRAHAAYRAGLGAEGDRERAARDALAAARALHREDAEASAAMARHGLALLDELMPGGQHRILTHCNTGALVSGGEGTAFAVALAAHRVGRLTRLWVDETRPLLQGSRLTAYEAARAGMAYTLLTDNAAGSLFAAGEVDAVLVGADRIVADGSVANKVGTYPLAVLAKYHHVPFIVVAPATTVDPDTPDGASVEVEQRAGHEVTEVTAPQVPMAGVEAGGVFPVAPLGTQAYNPAFDVTPPELVTAIVTEWGVVSPVTAEGLGELCARSRQVTIK
- the mtrA gene encoding two-component system response regulator MtrA gives rise to the protein MMWPMKGRVLVVDDDTALAEMLGIVLRGEGFEPSFVADGDKALAAFRESKPDLVLLDLMLPGRDGIEVCRLIRAESGVPIVMLTAKSDTVDVVVGLESGADDYIVKPFKPKELVARIRARLRRSEEPAPEQLAIGDLVIDVAGHSVKREGQSIALTPLEFDLLVALARKPWQVFTREVLLEQVWGYRHAADTRLVNVHVQRLRSKVEKDPERPEIVVTVRGVGYKAGPS